Proteins from one Anomalospiza imberbis isolate Cuckoo-Finch-1a 21T00152 unplaced genomic scaffold, ASM3175350v1 scaffold_43, whole genome shotgun sequence genomic window:
- the LOC137466705 gene encoding helicase SRCAP-like: MERPQGKLQALDVLLQRLRAGGHRVSCRRWTCCCGGCAPAGTACHLTCPYLSFPLPPVSHMSHLSSPVPHLFVSPVAGKLQALDVLLRRLRAGGHRVLIFTQMTRMLDVLERFLTFHGHIYLRLDGSTRVEQRQALMERFNADKRIFCFILSTRSGGVGVNLAGADTVVFYDSDWNPTMDAQAQDRCHRIGQTRDVHIYRLISERTVEENILKKANQKRLLGDMAIEGGNFTTAYFKQQTIRELFDMAPRGAGA; the protein is encoded by the exons ATGGAGCGGCCCCAGG GTAAGCTGCAGGCGCTGGACGTGCTGCTGCAGCGGCTGCGCGCCGGCGGGCACCGC GTAAGCTGCAGGCGCTGGACGTGCtgctgcggcggctgcgcgCCGGCGGGCACCGCGTGCCATCTCACCTGTCCTTACCtgtcctttcctctcccccctgTCTCTCacatgtctcacctgtcctcacctgtccctcacctgtttGTCTCACCTGTCGCAGGTAAGCTGCAGGCGCTGGACGTGCtgctgcggcggctgcgcgCCGGCGGGCACCGCGTGCTGATCTTCACGCAGATGACGCGCATGCTCGACGTGCTCGAGCGCTTCCTCACCTTCCACGGCCACATCTACCTGCGCCTGGACGGCTCCACCCGCGTCGAGCAGAGACAG GCCCTGATGGAGCGCTTCAACGCCGACAAGCGCATCTTCTGCTTCATCCTCTCGACGCGCTCGGGCGGCGTCGGCGTCAACCTGGCGGGCGCCGACACCGTGGTGTTCTACGACTCCGACTGGAACCCCACCATGGACGCGCAGGCCCAGGACAGGTGCCACCGCATCGGCCAGACCCGCGACGTCCACATCTACAG GCTGATCAGCGAGCGCACGGTGGAGGAGAACATCCTCAAGAAGGCCAACCAGAAGCGGCTCCTGGGGGACATGGCCATCGAGGGCGGCAACTTCACCACCGCCTACTTCAAACAG CAAACCATCCGCGAGCTGTTCGACATGGCCCCCCGAGGAGCCGGCGCGTGA